In Haloarcula marismortui ATCC 43049, the following are encoded in one genomic region:
- a CDS encoding RNA-guided endonuclease InsQ/TnpB family protein yields MQTSITEFTAGTDELDITRTIRCKLATSNAKNETVRRGIEAYQQVASHMADVLPSYPAYEWNLQNTQMYHQAKRALPDDDVRYKTTLAQMAKNDVVESFTSWRERGEDGKLPRGQYGDADYLSLRHDDCEIHENDKGWGVKTSFISYNPVWFHIHAGGYQRQFLERVTNEDNPASAGSAELHLHDDGTLYLHQTITWPVEVYQPAEVSTAVGVDLNDDPLVCAAVVDDEDVVAVELESGAEYRHHRERVKRRRSEAMERNDLKAIKDARLQYNRYTDHITNVASKRVVDLAEEHAPAVIHLEDLTHYRETAEDPIHDWPFAEIQEKIAYKAHEAGIPVQAIDPRNTSVTCRKCGETNPAMRDGDVFECWECGYEVHADVNAAINIATTNQ; encoded by the coding sequence ATGCAGACCAGCATCACTGAGTTCACTGCTGGCACTGACGAACTCGACATTACCCGGACAATCCGGTGTAAGCTCGCCACCAGCAACGCGAAAAACGAGACTGTCCGTCGTGGGATCGAGGCCTACCAGCAGGTCGCCAGCCATATGGCTGATGTGCTGCCGTCCTACCCCGCATACGAATGGAACCTCCAGAATACGCAGATGTATCATCAGGCCAAGCGAGCGCTCCCAGATGATGATGTGCGGTATAAAACCACGCTCGCACAGATGGCCAAGAACGATGTCGTCGAGTCGTTCACTAGCTGGCGTGAACGTGGTGAAGACGGGAAGTTGCCTCGTGGTCAATACGGGGACGCTGACTACCTTAGCCTCCGACATGACGACTGCGAGATTCACGAGAACGACAAGGGTTGGGGCGTCAAAACGAGCTTTATCAGCTACAATCCAGTGTGGTTCCACATCCATGCTGGAGGCTATCAGCGGCAGTTTCTCGAACGCGTGACTAATGAGGATAACCCAGCTAGCGCCGGTTCTGCTGAACTCCATCTCCATGATGATGGGACGCTGTACCTCCACCAGACCATCACGTGGCCGGTTGAGGTCTACCAGCCTGCCGAGGTCAGCACTGCTGTGGGCGTTGACCTCAACGATGATCCGCTGGTCTGTGCGGCTGTCGTCGACGACGAGGATGTCGTGGCTGTCGAACTGGAATCCGGGGCGGAGTATCGTCACCATCGCGAGCGGGTGAAGCGCCGCCGGAGTGAAGCGATGGAGCGTAACGACCTCAAGGCGATCAAAGATGCCCGATTACAGTACAACCGATATACCGATCACATCACCAACGTCGCCAGCAAACGCGTGGTCGACCTTGCTGAAGAGCACGCCCCAGCTGTGATTCATCTAGAAGATCTCACCCACTACCGTGAGACTGCAGAGGATCCAATCCACGACTGGCCCTTCGCAGAGATCCAAGAAAAGATTGCGTACAAGGCTCACGAGGCTGGCATCCCGGTCCAAGCAATCGACCCGCGCAACACGAGTGTAACTTGCCGGAAGTGTGGAGAGACCAATCCAGCGATGCGGGACGGCGATGTCTTCGAGTGCTGGGAGTGCGGGTACGAGGTCCATGCGGACGTGAATGCTGCGATCAACATCGCGACGACCAATCAATGA
- a CDS encoding IS200/IS605 family transposase, whose product MKRTNTFAVRPLTDDGEQVLRDLLDASAALWNEINYQRLMRYNDENGFEGEDVWDADTGALEGKYKGVLGASTAQTVRRANTEAWRSFFENKKAYHDKSNTSVTEHPEPPGFRGNEDDGRVLKGVVRKDAYTVEWGDRSRLEIIVGKELRDRHNSPKSRLRLEIVGDPNWPDYEDQGRLELWYDETDSTFRASQPVTVSDDARGTPLADHKAALDIGANNLVACTTTTGKQYLYEGRELFQRFRETTREIARLQSKLREGRYSSERIRRLYRKRTRRRDHAQEALCRDLLERLYEDGVDTVYIGGLADVLDTHWSVETNAKTHNFWAFKQFTERLACTADEYGISVEVRSEAWTSQECPQCGSTDRTTRHQDTLTCPCGFEGHADLTASETFLKRHTSKEVRPMARPVRFEWDDHEWSESPRSLESPKEQRTDPSTVHRDGNVASGESA is encoded by the coding sequence ATGAAGCGCACCAACACGTTCGCCGTGCGACCGCTCACCGACGATGGTGAGCAGGTGCTACGGGATCTGTTGGACGCTTCTGCCGCTCTCTGGAACGAGATTAACTACCAGCGCCTCATGCGCTACAACGACGAGAACGGCTTTGAGGGCGAAGACGTGTGGGACGCCGATACCGGCGCTCTTGAAGGCAAATACAAAGGCGTTCTCGGCGCGTCTACCGCTCAAACTGTCCGGCGAGCAAACACCGAAGCGTGGCGGTCGTTCTTCGAGAACAAGAAGGCGTATCACGACAAATCGAACACGTCGGTCACGGAACACCCGGAACCGCCGGGCTTCCGTGGCAACGAAGATGACGGACGTGTTCTCAAAGGCGTCGTCCGAAAGGACGCCTACACCGTTGAATGGGGCGACCGCTCTCGACTTGAGATTATCGTCGGCAAAGAACTCCGAGACAGGCACAACAGCCCGAAAAGCCGTCTTCGGCTCGAAATCGTTGGCGACCCGAACTGGCCTGACTACGAGGACCAAGGCCGGTTGGAACTGTGGTACGACGAGACTGACAGCACCTTCCGAGCTTCGCAACCCGTCACTGTTTCTGACGATGCACGGGGGACTCCACTGGCCGACCACAAGGCCGCTCTGGACATTGGTGCGAACAATCTCGTCGCCTGTACCACGACGACCGGCAAACAATACCTGTACGAAGGCCGCGAGTTGTTTCAGCGATTCCGTGAGACGACACGAGAAATCGCCCGGTTACAGTCCAAGCTACGGGAAGGCCGATACAGTAGCGAGCGTATTCGGCGGTTGTACCGAAAGCGAACCCGTCGCCGCGACCACGCACAAGAGGCACTGTGTCGTGACCTGCTCGAACGACTCTACGAGGACGGTGTGGACACGGTGTATATCGGAGGCTTGGCCGACGTGCTGGACACACACTGGTCGGTCGAGACGAACGCCAAGACGCACAACTTCTGGGCGTTCAAGCAGTTCACCGAGCGACTGGCGTGTACCGCAGACGAATACGGTATCTCGGTCGAAGTCCGGTCGGAAGCGTGGACCAGTCAAGAGTGCCCACAGTGTGGTTCGACAGACCGGACGACACGGCATCAGGACACGCTCACCTGTCCGTGTGGATTCGAGGGGCACGCCGACCTTACGGCGTCAGAAACGTTCCTGAAGCGGCATACGAGCAAAGAAGTCAGGCCGATGGCACGGCCCGTGCGGTTCGAGTGGGACGACCACGAATGGTCGGAGTCACCACGCTCTCTCGAAAGTCCCAAAGAACAGCGCACAGACCCGAGTACCGTCCACCGTGACGGGAATGTTGCTTCCGGGGAATCAGCATAG
- a CDS encoding ParA family protein, whose translation MTNRLTVASAKGGVGKTTVAINLAGALNHRDHDVLLVDMDPQGVATEGLGHAEAYDAEPPTLADTLLAGDRRHLAQDLLLDHPEMDLLPSNVDLLNTERDLTLSDVAADLQARGVDATSVIQSGTLLEDSCLDEDLPHARYQLDKVLREVEDDYDYVIVDSPPYYGEILDNCLYAAPNVVIPALAEGTSQRAVELLYDELDAMERETDVRCIPALAVANRIRASTNEAKEMLEWFDAAFAETPLIEIRERVALQYSFNAGRTLFEYEPGNDMTDRFTDAAKYVEDFFNE comes from the coding sequence ATGACAAATAGACTCACAGTAGCAAGCGCGAAAGGAGGGGTAGGCAAGACGACTGTTGCTATCAACCTCGCCGGCGCGTTGAATCATCGCGACCACGACGTTCTCCTCGTCGACATGGACCCGCAGGGAGTCGCAACCGAGGGTTTGGGACATGCGGAGGCCTACGACGCAGAACCACCGACGCTGGCCGACACACTTCTCGCCGGCGACCGCAGACACTTGGCCCAGGATCTTCTTTTGGATCATCCCGAGATGGACCTCCTGCCCAGCAACGTCGATCTCCTCAACACAGAACGCGACCTCACGCTCTCCGACGTTGCTGCGGACCTCCAGGCCCGCGGCGTCGACGCCACATCGGTAATCCAGAGCGGGACCCTCCTGGAGGACTCCTGTCTCGACGAGGACCTGCCCCACGCTCGCTACCAGCTCGACAAAGTACTCCGCGAGGTTGAGGACGATTATGACTACGTCATCGTCGACTCGCCGCCATATTACGGCGAAATCCTGGACAACTGCCTCTACGCAGCTCCGAACGTCGTCATCCCAGCACTTGCCGAAGGCACGTCTCAGCGAGCTGTCGAACTGCTCTATGATGAACTCGACGCGATGGAACGTGAGACAGACGTCCGTTGTATCCCTGCGCTCGCAGTCGCCAATCGCATCCGGGCGTCGACGAACGAGGCTAAGGAAATGCTGGAGTGGTTCGACGCGGCATTCGCGGAGACTCCGCTTATCGAGATCCGCGAACGCGTGGCCCTGCAGTACTCCTTCAATGCCGGCCGAACGCTATTCGAGTACGAGCCAGGCAACGATATGACCGACCGGTTTACTGACGCCGCGAAATACGTGGAGGACTTCTTCAATGAGTGA